A window of Cumulibacter manganitolerans contains these coding sequences:
- the aroH gene encoding chorismate mutase, protein MPSSEGLRPEGEAVAVRAVRGAVQIDRDEVAALHEATAELVTEVMNRNGLTIDDMISVIFTVTPDLTSDFPAHAARLMGFTDVPLMCSTEIPVAGAMPRVIRLMAHVETDKARQDIQHVYLRGAAALRRDIAQ, encoded by the coding sequence ATGCCCTCGTCGGAAGGGCTGCGACCGGAAGGGGAAGCCGTGGCCGTGCGTGCCGTCCGTGGCGCCGTGCAGATCGACCGCGACGAGGTCGCGGCGCTGCACGAAGCGACCGCCGAGCTCGTCACCGAGGTGATGAACCGCAACGGACTCACCATCGACGACATGATCAGCGTCATCTTCACCGTGACGCCGGATCTGACGAGCGACTTCCCGGCGCATGCGGCCCGCCTCATGGGCTTCACCGACGTCCCGCTGATGTGCTCGACCGAGATCCCGGTCGCCGGCGCGATGCCGCGGGTGATCCGGTTGATGGCGCACGTCGAGACCGACAAGGCGCGCCAGGACATCCAGCACGTCTACCTCCGCGGCGCCGCCGCCCTCCGCAGGGACATCGCCCAGTGA
- the cmk gene encoding (d)CMP kinase, with protein sequence MTLRGVIAIDGPSGSGKSSVSKAIARELGMRYLDTGAMYRAVAYGAALEGIDVEDTAAVERFSREMDLPMPTDPDDQRIVVNGTDVTDAIRTSAVSLIVSAVATNLGVRRELVRRQQQIIAGGEIVLEGRDTTTVVAPDAEVRILITAHPEARVARRTAELHDEVTSATMSQTVTEIVDRDAKDATVTNFHTAADGVVTLDTSHLDLAGSIDAVLQIIADSDREQAP encoded by the coding sequence GTGACGTTGCGTGGAGTCATCGCCATCGACGGCCCGTCCGGCTCGGGCAAGTCGAGCGTCTCGAAGGCGATCGCCCGCGAGCTGGGCATGCGTTACCTCGACACCGGTGCGATGTACCGCGCCGTCGCGTACGGCGCCGCCCTGGAGGGCATCGACGTCGAGGACACCGCCGCTGTGGAACGGTTCTCCCGCGAGATGGACCTGCCGATGCCGACCGATCCCGACGACCAGCGGATCGTCGTCAACGGCACCGACGTCACCGACGCGATCCGCACCTCGGCGGTCTCGCTGATCGTCTCCGCCGTGGCGACCAACCTCGGCGTACGCCGCGAGCTCGTGCGCCGCCAGCAGCAGATCATCGCCGGCGGCGAGATCGTCCTCGAGGGCCGCGACACCACGACGGTGGTCGCGCCGGACGCCGAGGTGCGCATCCTGATCACCGCCCACCCCGAGGCGCGTGTGGCGCGGCGGACCGCCGAGCTGCACGACGAGGTGACGAGCGCGACGATGTCGCAGACCGTCACCGAGATCGTCGACCGCGACGCCAAGGACGCCACCGTCACCAACTTCCACACCGCCGCCGACGGTGTCGTCACCCTCGACACCTCGCACCTCGATCTCGCCGGGTCCATCGACGCCGTGCTGCAGATCATCGCCGATTCCGACCGAGAGCAGGCACCGTGA
- a CDS encoding pseudouridine synthase yields the protein MSKTYDVDLGGEFYDEDDEEFALADAEFDLPRQDAPAASDDQHDPRGERLQKVLARAGVGSRRVCEDLISRGQVTVNGKRASLGMRVDPQSDIVQVDGARIETRDDMVYLAFNKPAGVLSAMSDDRGRYTIADYIESYTERGIRLFHIGRLDSDTEGLLLLTNDGALAHKLAHPSFGVQKTYIAEIIGPVAKDVGKRLRAGIELEDGPARVDSFRLIEQFGNRVMVEVVLHEGRKHIVRRLLEAVGHPVQSLARTKFGPVHLGAQRSGIIRPLNSKEIADLHAAVQE from the coding sequence ATGAGCAAGACCTACGACGTCGACCTCGGCGGCGAGTTCTACGACGAGGACGACGAGGAGTTCGCGCTCGCCGACGCCGAGTTCGATCTGCCCCGCCAGGACGCCCCGGCGGCGTCCGACGACCAGCACGACCCCCGCGGCGAGCGCCTGCAGAAGGTGCTGGCGCGCGCGGGCGTCGGCAGCCGCCGCGTCTGCGAGGACCTCATCTCGCGCGGGCAGGTCACCGTCAACGGCAAGCGCGCCTCGCTCGGGATGCGCGTCGACCCGCAGAGCGACATCGTGCAGGTGGACGGCGCGCGCATCGAGACCCGCGACGACATGGTGTACCTGGCGTTCAACAAGCCGGCCGGCGTCCTGTCGGCCATGAGCGACGACCGCGGCCGGTACACGATCGCCGACTACATCGAGTCCTACACCGAGCGCGGCATCCGGCTGTTCCACATCGGGCGGCTCGACTCCGACACCGAGGGCCTGCTGCTGCTGACCAACGACGGGGCACTCGCGCACAAGCTCGCGCACCCCTCGTTCGGCGTCCAGAAGACCTACATCGCCGAGATCATCGGCCCGGTGGCGAAGGACGTCGGCAAGCGGCTGCGCGCGGGCATCGAGCTCGAGGACGGGCCGGCGCGGGTCGACTCGTTCCGGCTCATCGAGCAGTTCGGCAACCGGGTGATGGTCGAGGTGGTGCTGCACGAGGGACGCAAGCACATCGTGCGCCGGCTGCTCGAGGCCGTCGGGCACCCCGTGCAGAGCCTCGCCCGCACGAAGTTCGGTCCGGTGCACCTGGGCGCGCAGCGCTCGGGCATCATCCGTCCGCTGAACTCCAAGGAGATCGCCGACCTGCACGCCGCCGTCCAGGAGTAG